The segment TTTGAGAATCCCCATACGGGCACAGGGGCATTGGTCTTCTACTATGTGACAGGGTTTTTTATTGCTGTGTCTGTCTTTGCTAACGTTGTGGAAACAGTAACATGTGCTCCCTTCCCTGGCACTGTTGAGGAAGTATCTTGCGGAACACGATACAAGGATGCCTTCTTCTGCCTAGATACTGCGTGTGTGTTGATCTTTACTGTGGAATATATACTGAGAGCGTATGCCGCTCCGGACCGCTGTAAATTTATGCGGAGCGTCATGTGTGTTATAGATGTAGTGGCTATAATGCCGTATTACATAGGGCTCATGTTCAACAGTGATAGCCTGAGTGGCATGTTTACCACGCTTCGAGTGTTCCGAGTTGTAAGAATTTTCAAATTCTCACGTCATTCACAAGGATTACGTATCTTAGGGTACACACTGAAAAGCTGTGCAAGTGAACTTGGATTTTTGCTGTTTTCGCTGACAATGGCCATTATAATTTTCGCAACGATCATGTTCTATGCGGAGAAAAATGTTCCTAATACTAAATTTTTCAGCATTCCCGCCTCCTTCTGGTATACAATAGTGACCATGACAACACTTGGGTAAGTTACTAAGTACTTAACAAAGTATAGACTACAGTTTGTTGATAAAACCTTTGCACGTAACACTATAAAATACAAGACAATGTGATATTATTGAAAGGACTTTTATGGAATGCTTAGTTTTATTATAATACAAGCACTCTACAAAAGCCTTTTCAGTAATCTTTATATATTATAAAAGCTTTTTATTGTATGACTGGCCCTTACCTTGCTTGTATTGTAAGTCTAATATTTTAGTCTGAATGTCTAAAATTTGTTGAAGATCCAGGGTGAATGTTCTGAAACAGGATAcgtgtttaataataatatgctgAAGTATAAGACAATGCAATGAAAAACACAGTCCGACTTTGAAATTAACTCGTTACTCGTAGCACACTGCTTTTTTACTAATAAAACAGAATGTAAAATGTGTTCAGCAGGCCTACTTCACATAGGCAATAGGCACTTGCtcccatgcccctggtcaacgACCTGGTGCCCCCTGAAATGTTCGTACAGATTTAAATCTCTTTAATAATAGAGGTGCCCTTGGGTTGAATGTGTCACCAGGTCTTGAACTTTGtggtaaaactaaaaaaacaacaagactACAGGGCTTGTAGCTAAAAGTGTTTATTAGAGCAATATGTTACAAGACcagaaacaaaattggtttaaCAAGCACTAAGAAAATGGAAAGGTAGGCCTATTAGCTGATTTTCACAAACTTGTACTGCTTTTCTCAGCAAAGTCCCATGTTGGGATATCACACCAAGATATTACACAATGAGGAAGCGTAGTATTCAATTGAAACACAAGAACCTCATTCATCAACCCAATTTGTTATGCTTGGTATAAAAAATGAGTGTAAATAAGTATTGTAGTTCAACAAGAGTTTATAGACACGTTTTAACTCTTTATATTGGTTCATGAAATTAGAAAAGTTAAGCTCAAAGGCTAAATTGCAGCTAATTCTTAGGACGTTAATTTGTTGATTATAATAAACTATACAATCCATAAACTACGACACGATGACCTATGCTCTATGATAAAAGATGTTTCAACTCAATAGTCTGTCTGAAATCTTGTAAAAGTCAAATATGTAGCATTGAGGACCTGCTATACCACAAATAAACAATTGTTCCTTATTTTAGTTTCTATACTCGCCCTTACAGCCTtgtcaaaacacaaaaacttgtttttgtggTTTTCACAGTATTGATGACTACCAAGGGAAGCAATAATACTCAGAAAAAGTTTCAAGATCAACTTCAAATTATTCAATTGTACAAATGAGTTGACTGAATCCTGTGCCTGATGTATTTACCTGGAAATCCTTAAAGTGATACTAATTCTGGTAAAGATTAAAGAATAGCTAGTGAATAAACCTTACCAGTAGAAAGAACATGCTGGATCGTGCCCAGCGTTGGCAATCAATGTTTAATAAGCCATGACCATCAGGCTATATTACGCTCACTGAATACATGTACTGAATATTGTCTGATTATTTTCttcatcaacattttcaaaataaattgtcaagcataatgtaaatctgttataCTTCAAACAATCGAGAGTATTAATTGAATGATGTTTTTAGTTGTAATATTTGAAAAcggtcttttatttttatttaatttcattatACTTTACACTGGCAATACACAAAGGAGTCATTAAAAGGAACAATACACAAAGTAGAACTTTGACTGAGACAATAAAAATGTCTACAAATATATTcaaacttttgtaaaaaaaacaagccagtgagtggcaacaaggaacaggtgaccagcacctctacaaggACGTCCtaccacaattttgttttaacaattacCCGCccctcaaataaataaattaaattaaatgaaaaaaggTGTGCTAACATCTGATATTATGTGCATTCATGTGGCTGTACTGATATCCcaaaactaattaaacattggtTCTTGGTCATCCTGCTGCATGTTGGTTGTTTGTGCACAttataataaatacaatttgtgaAATGAATTACCTTAGTTTACCCTTGGCATaacacattatacatgtatgtgtattgCATGTTTTGATTAAACCCATTCATTTAAGTCACTGTGCAAAGAGCTTTAGCGTGGGAGGAAATAAATTAAGTTTTGAAGGCATTATGACTGTACTTTCAAGTTTCAGAATATTGGGCAATGTTTGTCAATTTGTACTATGCAAGTAGAATTCTCAACTcccataattcaaacatagctCTGCACTCAAGAAATGAGTGCTTTGACCCCCACATTGAGTTTGAAAAAGCTCTGTAGAAATGCATGTCTTTTTTAGATTATATTAAAAGTTAAGTTTGTGCTATTTAGTAAGTTTTTGTCAGCTGCCAGGACAACATAAAGGTATTGTATGTAAATGGTTATGAATACGTACACTACGCAAAGTAGCTGCTGATTGGGAAAAGGTATTGAAATGCATGAAGCTTTGATGGTCATGTAGAGGGCAGGGGCAGAGAGATGTTTCATTAGCAGTGGTTCCAAAATCCTTCTTTCAAAACCATAACTCACTCAGAGATTGAGTTACAAGGATCCTTGCTcactctaacaaaatccaacatcATGCTGTAATCAttaaactgttggactctgggTGTGCCTTTATAGTAAAGTCATAATCAGTTTACTGGCGCTGTCCAGCGGCAGGGTTTGCCCTGAACTATTTTAGTGACTTAACATTTATTGACTTGCCAGCAGGACCaattagcttgtcatttcattgGTACATTTCACGAGTCCCATTTATATTAAATATGGATgctttcaacactgaactagccagccggacgttgggtgcgttcgtttagctcccctgggtcgaccccggtgtgtggcgttttttttctttctaggacgaacgtgggtaattatctccacacgttcgtcctgggaaaaaacccgccacacaccggggtcgacccagggaagctaaacgaacgcaccctatagtacttggagtgaattttgactggtcctctgtTGTCTTGCACCAGTGGGATACACAGGATGAGATTGAATGGTGACTGTGCACTGGTGGAaccattattttctttattcaGGCACCCTTGCTGTTGTGCATGGCACAAGGTTATACTGTAGCCTAACCTAGtgaaagagttttttttcttctcaataaCTGACCGAGGCCACTTCTACTTGTACATGGTTTCAATTCTAGTGGGTCCATTGTTGAttcgaaacagctaaaaaaaaccaatactaATCTGGTGATTTGGGGGAATTTTGTGATGGTAGGGTACAACAAGCCAAATGGAGTCTTGGACTAAATTGTTGTGCTTCGTGGCGCAATGTTTTCCACATCTTAAAATTGTTGTGTTGGAGAGAGTGAGTCAATAACTTAAGAAGTTTTGAGTTTGTAGTTCATAACCGAATACAATCAGATACATATTTTATATTGTTAAAACGTACTTTACGCATTTTGATGAGGTCTTAACTGTTTCCTTTCTACTTATTCTTGTAATTGTCCACATTTTGAGCATTGTTTAGATACTTCTCACTCATTCATAAAAACACCCAACCTAAATGATCATTAATAACAGTTGTACCAATCAAAGTCCGATCAATTGATTTAaatttgtcaataaaaaaaaaaatatttccataAAGATCCTGCCCTTGGGTAGAGATTTGGTCATTGTACTTGTCTATTTGAAGACATCCGTTGCCATTGCCTGACAGGTGTTTGAGTCCCATGCAGTTTAACGTCCCAGGTGTTTCAttaattcttttattttattatttttttcaatgttgATAATATGCTCTTTGCAGACAAATGTAGTACACTTACACTGTAAGTACAGGATGAAGTAGTGTCTGACAACAATAGAATTGTTACAGACAACAATAGAATTTCAGTCAGAAAATATAAACCCCAAACTAATTGATTCTGATCTGAAAGCATTCGCTATTCAAAAGGAGTAGCACCTAGCACAATGTAAATGCATAGTCCCAAACAGTCTAAGAGGTTGCAtcattttacacattttgtaaCCTGGGTCGATACATTGATAAACACAATGAGCTGCAAACAATGCAGGCAGGGTCACATATTTTTTATGCTACACAGTTAGTTATGGTAAATTATTGTACACATTGCAACCATCCGACTTTTTGCGCATGACATCATTTGAATATAGCCCTCAGCGCCCTCATGAAATAGGTCAAAGGTTggtcattggccaatcctgagGGCCTTGCAGTCGGTACATTTGGTCTGTTGCAAATTTAGACAAAATTTTGTGTCCTATATTATTTGCAAGCATGAAATATTTGTTGATCAAACAAGAATTTATGAAAAATTAGGTTTTCAACGTCCAACACAACAAATTTTAtgccaacattaaaacaagtGTATATACGAACTGGTTCTTTTGAAACTGGGAGCTACAATGCAGTTACTTTTAAGTCTAATCCATAGAGCAAAGTGGTGTTGCCGCTTTAAAGGATACAGGTGCCACAACAGAGAACAGAACCCATGGTCTGACAataccagaacttgagtccagtgcacatAAACCACTTGCGTCGTTCGCAAGCTGtttataatacaaaaacaagattgttaattagggaataacagtgcgagtacctggtcttcactgcgtggtaatgaccgggttggtggctggcgctgttaacggaccgagccggaggcgaggtcagttaacagcgccagccaccaaccaaggtcattaccacgcagtgaagaccgggtacgaacactgttattcccattaataaatacctttttcagcgaattaaacggctaaaattgtccaaattttgtgacttttctctcggcgatacttccagacatgttcaggggccatatttgagcttttgatggttcccatctctttcgtgcaataaccacattactgatctttgaaacCAGTGACTCTaaaaataatgatctgttcagcgccttcactggggtcaaaggaggcaaatgattggacgatagctgttccttgtgcattaaaacgcgcgcatgagctcggcTTCAGTTTATACGTGCGCACatgttacacgcgcgcactcaaaattgatacattttcagcgcgcgtacgcgtaagtgcgcgaagttttgcaatgaaactaacagggatttaaataagcgtgcgatacagtgcaacgcgcaagtttacacaatgtatgctgatatgatctagtggccacttattcgcttttttccaaagccggtctttataccaccgttaacactcccacacgtgaccgggttttgaccaatcagagacttgaaaccgtccaaggtatttattaatgtcaTATAATGTACAAATAACTACCCTAAAAAAAAGTTGAGAGTGGATTGAGTCTATTTTTAGCTAGTGTCATGCATGAGTGTACATAATGTACAGTCACTTGCATGAATAAGTACAAGCTTTGAGTATGAAATGTTGTACAATACAACAAGTATTTGCCATATTGTTCGCAATGTGTACCGTTAAAGGTAaaattgttagttttttttaggCCTTGACATTGTAATTTAAATTGTACCGTTCTTTGTTGTACATTTACGCTGCATGAATTGTAATGTAATGTTGATATTATGATacaacattttcattttaatgTCAGCCATAAGTCAGTGCCGTAAGATAAATACAAGTGCATGGCTATTTGTATTGACTGTATAATGGAGTATAAATGTGCACAGCTAGTCAGCTACATTGAAAAACAGGCTGCCATGCatatataaatgtatttatGTGCCAGATAGTGGGTACATTGGTACGTGATGGACTGAATACATTGTCGCACTAGAACTGGGTCCGCACATGAAGGTAACTTTAATCAAATTCATGCTCTAGGGGTTCATCTTTTTAACATGTTGAAGGGGGAAAAGCCAGAGTCCATTCCCCCTATTTCAAAATGCAATGGGAGGCCAAGATGGGGTAACAGACTCAACGATGTTTTAAATTCTATACAAGTTTGCACTGAGCTGTAATCCAGCGGTACGAATTTAAGTGTGGGGGGGGGCGCACTTAAGAAAGGTGGGGGCACATTAGGCAAAGGAATTGGGGGGACTGAGGTAAGGTGGGGTCATGCTTTAGGCAGGTTGAAGGGGGCAcactgagggggggggggtacactgGGTGAAGGTTGGGATACACTGGGGGTGGGTTTGCGGCACACATGGGGAGTCATACTTAAGTTCTATTTTCCCCGAAATGCCCTCTTCTTATCTCATTTGTAAAaagaattgtttaaaaaatacaaaaataaattttcggATAAAAAAACGCTTAAGATTGAGGGCttaaaatacaagaaaaaaggaagaagaaaaaaaattaaagtgaGAGGAAATATCTGTTGACATTCCTCTTGAAATGTGGCAGATTGGAAAAAAGCATGATGTGGGTTGTGAGTTCCAAAGGGCAGCAGTACAGAGAAGCAACTACTACAGTAGAGTgccacccccccctcccctccatGGACAAAATAAAATGCTTTTGTGCATGTGTTAAGGAATAGTGATTGTTGTACTTAGTGTTTTGTGTACATTAAAGCGTGGAGTTATGGTTGTAAGCCATttcattatttgatttattaacagttgtactttgttttaaaggtCAGAATTGCATACACAGTACACTACAAGATGCAAAAGTccgaaatttttttttaaatataattttttacaCAAAGCTGTTATTTGCAAGAGGAACTTCGAACTTTAAGAGAAATATCCATTCCTTCTGTTCTTTCAGTTATTTTCATtcgaaatgttttattttggaaaaCCCTTACGAAGAATGGCTTTTAGTCTGGTTTgaggaaaacaatattttaaaaatgaatatgaaaatgttttatttgaatgcAGTGATTACCCTGTATATTCACCgcactgaaataaaaaaaaactgaaacatCTTTAAAGCACTGGTACTGTAATTTTGTAATAGGCCCTATGTATGCAAATACCATGtgacaaatataaaaaaacatttatgctTTATTCAAGGTGACTTGTGGATTAAAATTTGGTACTGTAATAGGAGATAAACACAAGTCTGATAATTGAACTTATTAGACACAGTGTATACTGGGTCTGTTAAGACATACATTAATTAAAGTGCATAGCGTACCAAACACTGTACATTGCGCATACGTGTAGCTTGAAACGCTGTATTTATATCATGCTGATGTTGTGGGTTATTTTCCCCAATGATGACCGAGCTTCATTGTTTAGCCCCAAGGAAAGGTAGTCTTTACTATTGAATTTATTGATTTCTTCTCTGGGTAGCCTACTCCACGTTCCATACTAGCAACAAAAGATATAGCCAAAAGCTATCGTCGACATTACAGATACTCTCTTATAGTGGTATACTGGCCAGTCATCTAATATAAACAAGGTTACTAAATGGAAGACATTCACCCCTTTCTCTTGTTGATAGCAAACATGTTCCTTAAGATGAGTCCTAAGGACTGGTTATAAGATGGAGTTAAACCAAGTACCTGCAGGAATATAAACACTGATTGTTTTGCCAAGGGGCATGATGTAATTAAAGACTAAAATCTAGGATTGGTAatttatgtaaacaaaaattgattccTTTCAAAAGGTCACTGATTAAAGAGGTCATTCAATCCTCCAGACAAAAAAATTCTAGATCTGAATAATATTGACAGGAGTCAAGAAAGAGATGCTAGCTACTAGGATACATTGCTTGATGTAAGAACCAATTAAGTAAATGTACATATATGTATCATTAATTGTATGGGTGTTAAATTCAAACCctttgggtctcataattcaaaacttcaaaaacctgtcttaaaacttcaaacaacacaaacaacctTATAAAGTAATGCTCTTTGagacacttaaagacagtggacactattggtaattgtcaaagaccagtcttctcactttgtgtatctagacatatgcataaaataacaaacctgtgaaaatttgagttcaattggtcatcgaagttgcgagatatgaatgaaataaaaaacaccctatagtcacacgaagttgtgtgctttcagatgcttgatttcgggacctcaaattctaaacgtgaggtctcgaaatcaaattcgtggaaaattacttctttctcgaaaactatgtcacttcggagggagcagtttctcacaatgttttataccatcaataattattttgagtaattaccaatagtgtccactgcctttaacacttatCATTTTTActatattatcattattaattttattttattctaatGTTAACTTTTGTTTCGGGACTGTACCAGTCAATTAAACACAGATGAAGACAATCTATACAGAGTAAACACTTGAGCATTCACAATTGTACACTT is part of the Asterias rubens unplaced genomic scaffold, eAstRub1.3, whole genome shotgun sequence genome and harbors:
- the LOC117306709 gene encoding potassium voltage-gated channel protein Shal-like translates to MAAAWLPFARAAAIGWVPIAPNAMPVAPERHTTINEGGRIILNISGRRFETWRHMLEKYPDTLLGSNEKEFFFDEDSGEYFFDRDPDLFRHILAFYRTGRMHFPREECISSFDEELSFFGVMPEIIGDCCYEDYRDRKRDNAERLMDERSSEMGDTPVLHTMREKMWRAFENPHTGTGALVFYYVTGFFIAVSVFANVVETVTCAPFPGTVEEVSCGTRYKDAFFCLDTACVLIFTVEYILRAYAAPDRCKFMRSVMCVIDVVAIMPYYIGLMFNSDSLSGMFTTLRVFRVVRIFKFSRHSQGLRILGYTLKSCASELGFLLFSLTMAIIIFATIMFYAEKNVPNTKFFSIPASFWYTIVTMTTLG